Part of the Lotus japonicus ecotype B-129 chromosome 6, LjGifu_v1.2 genome, ACCTTTGTGTGCTCTAGGGAAGGGAAACGTCGACTCAGCCGAAAGCGACGGGCAAAAAATGAGACAAGGCTAGGATGTGAAGCCAAGTTCAGAGTCCACATCCATATTGTTACTCGACGTTGGTATGTAACTATTTTTGCATTTGCACATAATCATGAACTTTTGGATGGACTATCTTGTGGAATGTTGCCTGCTTATAGGAAAATGAATGAGTCTGATGTTGTGCAAATGAATAACATGAGGATGGCTGGTATATGTGAGACCCAAAATTTCCGTtatagaattaattaattaaattcctaaccacgattaggtttcgatgtatcgtgaaggaaacctgaacaattGTTTaccgaatggaataaatttatgaaggagaaagttcaggaaaagactagGAATAGTATTAaaatcgatataagttataacgcgagtcttattcgcttacgcctagggcaagagcgttagtaaacgattaatttacttttaaagcactataggaactaattccaaaaatcttcagaggaatgttagaacttctcttaatcctttccatgacaagcgtttcgatctgaaaccctggaatgtacgaacgcccGAAtctaattctcggaagtttgccgaaactgaatctctgatagctcaagaaccttaaaataaactgtcgatggagactttttctattcggaacttcaaacgaatattccacacgcgtacacccatttctttcgatgtttctcatctttcttcagaaagaagttttctcatccgacatcaactgcaagaagtagtttttcgggtaaaatcgatttacactgactttggatcgtttgcttaaatttcaagaaacctgtttcgagttctggaattctgtcgccagaacctatcttagaattcacagaggaatgcacaggaaaaatcggaatcgcaaaattttctttttcccgcgttttccatctcctataaataggagaaaaaccaAAAATTCTTCACCATTGCCacaccaaggccgcgagcttgaggaaggagaggggaggagagcttttcgccgattcttgcctgatcgttgcaccgtttgttgctacgcgtagacctcgaggtatagatgttattccttacctctgatcgtaaattcagTCGCTTTTCTCTATATCTTTCtgttttctgtgctcaaagttttgagctttttgtaaaactgtccaaataacttgattttagtgtttaaacttattgcctacatgcccaagagcatgaatatccggttgttttctgctgaatctcgccgaatcgtcgcagagctTCGATTatgtgaaaatacccattttctaaccaaagcttcgttctttggattaaaaactTTCGACTGAGtttagtgtcagtaggattagttgttataaatgtcgttaggaacacgctcatcaaatttatttctcaaaattccgactttgagttttcaggctaaaaacactgaccataatacccctgtgttagttttcgaccctataatttttctgagagtttccctagcCTAGATATCGcgtaagaatacctaggaattaaattagatcgaagaaaaagttcgggaaaacctattttgatagtggccgaaacttatttggtgtggtaccgtgtccaaaaataatttttgggtcggtttgacctgagttatagcgtagctctctccgttgtcgaaattttggctttggtttcgtgtcattccgagttctgtagctcgaattatgcacgttttagcgaataaagtgtttttgtacaaaacttgaatcgagtcaaaactcatccattcggggaaagcccttccattcgtgcctaaatgttgtactctgaagcttcttgagctttgtctaacgttagttagtattgtttcgattgtaccgacttattttgattgattcttgctttgtttgctctaaggttcgtttgtggaagccttggacttgactgagcaagcttgtgagtgtgacttacactgtgattctggaggaactagaggtaagggcaacttacactgctagctaatgctttaggcgtcgataatttcgacttgcttatttatgtttctttatcgctttgattggAGAAAATGTTTTGAGGCTTTGGCCGTGTGAAACTAATATGAGGCGTGTGTCTCCTTTTTCTAaaaggcttcggccgtttactggtttccgtcttactgcttcctagtggatagtacagggttatgttttaccgcaattacttgattcacatgccatacttgctaagtgattaaatggttaatcttaggctatgtgaatacttatgcacattattttggaacatgcaattattattggaatatgctGACCATATGGTGCAATTTATATCGTTTATTCGTGGACTACCAAAATGTGAGGAATAACAGTTAGTTATGCCCCGTTGGTGGCGAATTCTTAAGGGTTTATCTCGACAAGACGAACTAAGGTTCagactcttgtcttcttttgtggttTCAAGACATTATCATGGGATTTTGGGGATATcgggatcttttgaacttatagttttggaaagaaaatattttcatgagaaattccataatgctttaaacaacattcaaactcttttaattaaatgttaaggatctcaaatgaacttctaggatttggatattagttttggaaaatgagaagtgtcgccgaatcgaagttttggggaagctcataagtttctgagtatgtttatactctttcgctcgctgagcagtttttgaccatcgaaatttgatgagtcagatgactcaagaagtcatcaagagtgattgcactctttttatagttatctgtcttttgtcgcagaatcgacatttaccttagggtacagTAGAGTCAATGAACTCTAACACTTTTGCTGATTAAGCAAGTTTTGGTCTATGAccacagtatatgccttcgggtacagtatatgccttcgggtacagtatataccttcgggtacagtatatgccttcgggtacagtatataccttcgggtacagtatatgccttcgggtacagtatatgtcttcgggtacagtatataccttcgggtacagcatgccttcgggtacatcgggcattcgatgggggatatgatcgaccgtaaggttaggatcgacctgttgatgtcaggcatagcggagggaaaagtcgacccacagggttaggactgatccggctatgtcaagacTGTAAGTGACACctgagggttatggtcgacacaatgccagtgttaggaccgactcgatcgtgcccagcctacttcttccggaacctttgaattgacgttgcattgacatatcatgcactctaactatatttgttgagatcttgatgatttgatgttgataaacatcgttatgtgttttaatgatttgatgttgataaacatcattatgtgttttgatgattgaattgtattagagatttgataacatgctatgtataaaccttaaggtagacaatgcagaacttatacatatatatacaacatatatatatatatatatatatatatatatataccccttatactttacctgttgtcttgtattctctatactatattccgtaagttgacccttgagcgtgctacctgtgtttggggggctatgtatgccctttttgtcagatgtcgttgacagattgtttcgtgatgcttcgtcgttcggggaagacccggagcgaaatgactactactgagccttcggcGTGGACCCAGACTTCATGCAGGATTGGATGAGGGTCGAtattaggggtgtagtatatcgggtgtcgttgtcatagctaTGATTGTCATTTCTTATCTTGGGttagggtaggtccccgactattagatttttgtgtgattctcttccatgaggatcacatgGAGTTTGTCGGatgtaggaagtcttttggaggccgttttgggctgacttactttcttggaggactgtatttataaaacttatgactctaactatgggtcgcacttatttgcctgcgagcactactttcagttacttggtgttactttccgtcacttgaggacactcgtgacgatgctttTAGTTACAGCGAGGACCGTAcctatattgtatattagtcgttgttaatcgcgattgggttgagtctttatttcgaaaAATCTTtctatttaaaaagaaaatgaaaaaaataatatctgcttttccgctttattttattttggagttactaaagtgacacccggaaatcggggtgttacagtataGGTGCACATGATATTTTTAGTTCCTTTGCAATGCAGTCAGGTGGTTATGAGAATGTTGGTTTTAGACAGAAAGCCATTTATAATCAAGTAGGAAAACAGAGGGCAGAACATGAATCTGATGGTGTGGCCGCATTAAAGTACTTGAAACAATTACAAATATCTGACCCCGAGCTTTTTTTTCGGTACAAAGAGAATGGTGAAGGTAAATTGGAGCACCTGTTTTGGAGTGATGGAATGAGCCAAATTGATTACAAGGCATTTGGTGAAGTGGTTGCTTTTGATGCCACGTACGGTAAAAACAAGTATAGGTGTCCTCTGGTGTTTTTTTGCGGGGTTAATCATCATCAACAAACCATTGTGTTTGCTTCTGCAATTGTTGGGAATGAAAAGGAAGATGCATATGTTTGGTTACTCCAAAGACTAATGGAAGTTATGAAAGACAAGGCACCTACGTCAGTCATCACAGATGGGGATATTCCAATGAAGAAAGCAATAAAGCTTGTGCTACCTCAATCCCATCACATGCTTTGTGCTTGGCATTTGAGTCAGAATGTAACCTCAAACTTGCATAATCCTGAATTTACTGCTGCATTCAACCATTCCATGCTTGCTGGGTATTATGACATAGGGACATGGAAAAAAAATGGACAGAGATGGTGGATAAGTTTGAGTTGCATGATAATGGATGGGTTCAGGAAATGTATGAAAAAAGGAGTATGTGGGCTGCATCGCATATGCGTGGAAACTTTTTTGCTGGATTTCGCACAACATCCCGTTGTGAGGGTCATCATTCCAAAATTGGGAAGTTTGTTAATTCAAGGTGTAATATAACAGAGCTGATCCAACACTTATGCAGGTTGATGAATCATATTAGGTATAAAGAAATTGAAGCTAACTTTAATTCATCTTATGGTGAGGCTGTGTTGGAGACTAAATTCCAAAATCTTGAGAGGTCTGGTGCCAATGTCTTTACAAGGGAGATATTCTCCATGTATCGTGCTGCACTACATAGGTCAGGAGATTCCATTGTTGTAGGCTACAAAGAAACATCCAGCCAGTATATATTTTTGGTTTCAAAATATCGTGGTTCTGGACGTGAGTGGCATGTCTCATTTCAGCCTTCTGCATTTTTTTTCCAATGTGCTTGCAAAAAGATGGAATCCATGGGTCTT contains:
- the LOC130725118 gene encoding protein FAR1-RELATED SEQUENCE 5-like; translation: MANSTEISYGGTGCLNRNSEQSGSLKDADKMSEDLDELNVEDKNGEDHSVDFEYEEETHIEGTDATIDINNEDDILMIDLKNLCPDKVSMMSFISLDIAYLFYTWYGRVNGFSVRKSSILRSKTSHESGGYENVGFRQKAIYNQVGKQRAEHESDGVAALKYLKQLQISDPELFFRYKENGEGKLEHLFWSDGMSQIDYKAFGEVVAFDATYGKNKYRCPLVFFCGVNHHQQTIVFASAIVGNEKEDAYVWLLQRLMEVMKDKAPTSVITDGDIPMKKAIKLVLPQSHHMLCAWDMEKKWTEMVDKFELHDNGWVQEMYEKRSMWAASHMRGNFFAGFRTTSRCEGHHSKIGKFVNSRCNITELIQHLCRLMNHIRYKEIEANFNSSYGEAVLETKFQNLERSGANVFTREIFSMYRAALHRSGDSIVVGYKETSSQYIFLVSKYRGSGREWHVSFQPSAFFFQCACKKMESMGLPCHHVLAVLVYLDVCELPKCLVLPRWTFFAKDDVDKNAMLGTKHLDSFLISRAIKDCDEEVDDLGNSFIGLKDPNVVRTKGTGCPSPSSAAGKNKGNKRKGSRKCSQCHRYGHNKTTCKRGTQARQMTENTNAETVPTQEESYENVG